In Streptomyces sp. Li-HN-5-11, the sequence CTCCCAGGCGTACGAGAGGGTGGGCTTCCTGCCCGCCAAGCACTGAGGCGCACCGCCGCACACACCGCCCAGGGGGCAGAGCGCTGCACATCACTATGGCCGCGCCTGCCCACGGGGCGGCCGTGGCCGTACAGTCGATAGCCGGACGGCGGTGACGAAACGGCCAAACAGCAGAGAACGAAACAGACGACCCATCCGGCACGACGACGACAGGAGACGACGTGGGGACCGTAACGATCGGCGTGTCGATCGCGGTCCCGGAGCCCCACGGCAGCCTGCTCCAGGAGCGGCGCGCGGGCTTCGGCGACGCCGCGGCTCACGGGATCCCCACGCACGTCACGCTGCTGCCGCCCACGGAGGTCGACTCCGCGGACCTGCCGGCCGTCGAGGCGCACCTGACCGAGGTGGCCGCCGCCGGGCGGCCCTTCACGATGCGGCTGTCCGGCACCGGTACGTTCCGGCCGCTGTCGCCGGTGGTGTACGTGCGGGTCGTCGAGGGCGCCGAGGCGTGCACCTGGCTGCAGACGCGGATCCGCGACGCCTCCGGGCCGGTGGCGCGTGAACTCCAGTTCCCCTACCACCCGCACGTGACCGTGGCGCACGGCATCGAGGACGCGGCGATGGACCGCGCCTTCGAGGCGCTCGCCGACTACGAGGCCGAGTGGCCGTGCACCGGGTTCGCGCTGTACGAGCAGGGAGCGGACCAAGTGTGGCGCAAGCTGAGGGAGTTCGCCTTCGGCGGCCGTACGGTGGTGCCCCCGCAGGCGGCCCACGTCGACCGCGGCACGCTGCCGACCCGCTGACGGCCTAGGGCCTGTTGCGAAAGTGGCGCCTGCCGCGCGACGCCCGGCACGCTCCCCCAAGCTCTTCGAGCAGGGGGGACCCCCCACTCGCCGCACCGGCCGAAAGCCCGAGTACGCCCAGTACGAGGGCTTCCGGGCGGCACTCCCCCAAGCTCTTCGAGCAGGGGGTGCCCCCAGAGCACGCACCGGACGCCGCGCGGCCGCCCTTCGGGCGACGACGCCACTTTCGCAACAGGCCCTGGCGCCCGGAGGGGCCCTACAGCGGCAGCCGCCGGAACACCGCCCTCGGCAGGTGCCGCACCACCGCCGTCACCAGCCGGAGCACACCCGGCACCCACACGGTCTCCGAGCGCCGCCTGAGGCCCAGTTCGACGGCCGTGGCGACCTCCTCGGGCGTGGTCGTCAGGCGGGGCTCCGCGCGCCCGGCGGTTGCCCGGGACCGTACGAACCCGGGGCGTACGACCATCACGTGCACGCCGGTGCCGTGCAGCGCGTCGCCCAGGCCCTGCGCGAAGCTGTCCAGGCCGGCCTTGCTGGAGCCGTAGATGAAGTCGGCGCGGCGGGCCCGTTCGCCGGCGACCGAGGAGAGCACCACCAGCGATCCGTGCCCCTGGTTCTGCAGTTCCCGCGCGGTCACGAGCCCCGCGGACACCGCGCCGGTGTAGTTGGTCTGGGCGACCCGCACCGCGTTCAGCGGTTCCCGCTCGTCGTAGGCCTGGTCGCCGAGGACGCCGAAGGCCAGCAGCACCATGTCGACGGCCGTCTCGGCGAAGACCTTGCCCAGCGCGGCCTCGTGGGACTCGGGGTCGAGCGCGTCGAAGGCGACGGTGCGCACGTCCGCGCCCAGGGTGCGCAGATGCGCGGCGGCCTCGTCCAGCGCGGGCGACGGGCGGCCCGCCAGCCACACCGTGCGGGTGCGGCGCGCGATCAGGCGGCGGGCGGTGGCCAGCGCGATCTCGGACGTGCCGCCGAGGACGAGCAGGGACTGGGGCAGGCCGGTGGCATCCTTCATGGCAAATGACCGTATCGCCCGCATATGGGGGTTACCGCGCAGAAACGCAGTGTTGACGCGCAGTGTTGACGCGAGCGCGGGAGCGGGCACAGTCCGATCATGGACTGGCTGAAGAACCTCCCCGTCATCGGTCCGCCGCTCGCCCGCCTGATGCTCACGCACGCATGGCGGTCGTACGAGCGGCTGGACCGGGTGAAGTGGACGCGGCTGGCCGCGGCCATGACGTTCGTCAGCTTCGTCGCGCTCTTCCCGCTGCTGACGGTGGCCGCCGCGGTCGGCGCCGCCACGCTCACCACCCAGCAGCAGCACGCCCTGCAGCACCGGATCGCCCAGCAGTTCCCCGGCCTCGGCGACCAGCTCGACATCAACTCCCTGGTGCAGAACGCCGGAACGGTCGGCGTCATCGCGGGCGCCGTCCTGCTGCTGACCGGCATCGGCTGGGTCGGCCAGGTGCGGGACTGCCTGCGCGCGGTGTGGGAGCTGGCCGACCCGGAGGAGAACCCGCTGGTGAGCAAGGTGAAGGACGCGGGCATCCTCGTCGGCCTCGGCGGCGCGGTGCTCGTCACGCTCGTCGTCTCCACCGTCGCCTCCGCCGCCGTCGGCTGGCTGTCGCGGCAGTTCGGCCTGGACGAGCACGGCTGGGGCAGCGTCCTGCTGCGGCTCGTCGCGTTCGTGGTGGCCGTGCTCGCCGACTTCCTGGTGCTGCTGTACGTCCTCACCCTGCTGCCCGGAGTCGAGCCGCCGCGCCGCCGGCTGCTCGTCGCCGCGCTGCTCGGCGCGGTCGGCTTCGAGCTGCTGAAGCTGATCCTCAGCGGCTACATCCAGGGTGTGGCGGCGAAGAGCATGTACGGCGCCTTCGGCGTCCCCGTCGCGCTGCTGCTGTGGATCAACTTCACCGCCAAGCTGGTGCTGTACTGCGCGGCCTGGACGGCGACGGGGAGCAGGAGCACAAAACTCACGGGCGGCTGCGGCGGCGCATCAGATCCGGCAGCGGCCAGCGGCGGTTGACGAGGAACACCCCGGCCGCGAGCAGCACCAGCACGCCCGCCGCGATGCCCAGGGCGATGCCCATGCCACTGGATCCGCTCCTGACGGCGGCGCCCGCCACGGGCCCGGCCGACGAGCCGCCGCCCGCCAGGCCGCCGGCCGGGGGGCTCGCACCGGGCCGCGAGGTCGTCGGGACGGCGTTCTTCGGCGGCACCAGCTCGCCCACCGGCTGTGCCTTGCCGGCCGCCTGGAAGCCCCAGTCGAGGAGGTGGGAGGCCTCCTTGTAGACCTCGTTGTGCTCCTTCTTCTCCGGGTTCATCACCGTCACCAGCAGCACCCGGCCGCCCCGTTCGGCGACGCCCGTGAAGGTGGCGCCCGCGTTGGTGGTGTTGCCGTTCTTCACGCCCGCGATGCCCTGGTACACCGGGGTGTCGTAGTCACCGGCCAGCAGACGGTTGGTGTTCTGGATCTCGAAGGACTTGCGGACCGACTTGCCCTTCTTGTCCTTCTCGGTCGCGCCCGGGAACGACGCCCGCACGGTCGAGCAGTACTCCCGGAAGTCCTTCTTCTGCAGCCCGGAGCGGGCGAACAGCGTCAGGTCGTAGGCCGAGGAGACCTGGCCGTCGGCGTCGTAGCCG encodes:
- a CDS encoding YihY/virulence factor BrkB family protein; the encoded protein is MDWLKNLPVIGPPLARLMLTHAWRSYERLDRVKWTRLAAAMTFVSFVALFPLLTVAAAVGAATLTTQQQHALQHRIAQQFPGLGDQLDINSLVQNAGTVGVIAGAVLLLTGIGWVGQVRDCLRAVWELADPEENPLVSKVKDAGILVGLGGAVLVTLVVSTVASAAVGWLSRQFGLDEHGWGSVLLRLVAFVVAVLADFLVLLYVLTLLPGVEPPRRRLLVAALLGAVGFELLKLILSGYIQGVAAKSMYGAFGVPVALLLWINFTAKLVLYCAAWTATGSRSTKLTGGCGGASDPAAASGG
- a CDS encoding decaprenylphospho-beta-D-erythro-pentofuranosid-2-ulose 2-reductase, producing the protein MKDATGLPQSLLVLGGTSEIALATARRLIARRTRTVWLAGRPSPALDEAAAHLRTLGADVRTVAFDALDPESHEAALGKVFAETAVDMVLLAFGVLGDQAYDEREPLNAVRVAQTNYTGAVSAGLVTARELQNQGHGSLVVLSSVAGERARRADFIYGSSKAGLDSFAQGLGDALHGTGVHVMVVRPGFVRSRATAGRAEPRLTTTPEEVATAVELGLRRRSETVWVPGVLRLVTAVVRHLPRAVFRRLPL
- a CDS encoding 2'-5' RNA ligase family protein → MGTVTIGVSIAVPEPHGSLLQERRAGFGDAAAHGIPTHVTLLPPTEVDSADLPAVEAHLTEVAAAGRPFTMRLSGTGTFRPLSPVVYVRVVEGAEACTWLQTRIRDASGPVARELQFPYHPHVTVAHGIEDAAMDRAFEALADYEAEWPCTGFALYEQGADQVWRKLREFAFGGRTVVPPQAAHVDRGTLPTR
- a CDS encoding D-alanyl-D-alanine carboxypeptidase, which encodes MPAPQKTARRSLLVTSAALLSVSLTAPAALAAPSPKTSPSATPPAHMSTVGGARLGQSGTQVNLGSGVPVLPKDLTARSWIVADAESGQVLAAHNAHWRLPPASTLKMLFADTVLPKFPSTQTHKVAVTDLAGMGEGSSLVGIKENETYTVHDLWLGVFLRSGNDAVHVLAAMNGGVAQTVKDMNAHAEELQALDTHVVTPDGYDADGQVSSAYDLTLFARSGLQKKDFREYCSTVRASFPGATEKDKKGKSVRKSFEIQNTNRLLAGDYDTPVYQGIAGVKNGNTTNAGATFTGVAERGGRVLLVTVMNPEKKEHNEVYKEASHLLDWGFQAAGKAQPVGELVPPKNAVPTTSRPGASPPAGGLAGGGSSAGPVAGAAVRSGSSGMGIALGIAAGVLVLLAAGVFLVNRRWPLPDLMRRRSRP